Genomic segment of Camarhynchus parvulus unplaced genomic scaffold, STF_HiC, whole genome shotgun sequence:
AACAGtcattccctggctgtgggaagagaagctgcagttcctgcagggatctcctggagctggcacatCCCACAGCTTTTAGGAGCTTTCAGGAGgactctcagagctgctccagggcagggctgtgccccagggcagggctggctttccctgctgccccagcccaggcacagcccaaggcagctcctgttgccaggctctgctgcagggctgagcagccggggctgcagccaggggtgcccagggctgtcctgcagagcaggctcctgcagcccagggcgctgtgctggggcagggactctgctgcctgccagggacagctctcagccggcccggggagctgctcccagcgctGGGGAGAAGCTCTGGGGGGAAGGAGCcgccctgagcagggcaggggctgctgctgagaggggctggctggggcagggctgctcccagctccagaccagcctgggcacagctccggAGGGCACTTCCCAAAGAAGGTAAGCCTGGGATTGCTGGAAAGATCAGGAGTTTTCCTGAGAGTGATTTCAATTTCCTGCTTGGAGAGGGATGGGAAAGTTGGGGTGATGacaaaaagatttttgctttttatacatttttttatattcatagCTCTGTAAATTACTATTATATGGTTATAAAACTATAACCCTTATTTAACTCTATTAAACTCCTAATTAACTCCTATAAACTCTTAATTAACTCTATTTAACCACTATTATATACTTATATAACTATAATCCTTAATAAACTCTACTACATTTCCTAACCTTTCTCTTAGATTTTAGAACACTAAACTGACTGTCTAAATACATTCCTGAAATACTGTAAAGTCTTATTATCAGGAAGAGGACCTacaagaacattttatttttttcagtagaacGTGGGCAGTCATAACAAAAATTTTTGGCAAAGAAGACTTTGGACCTATTCCAAACGGTTGAGCCTGGGGTGTGCAACTGGGGCAACTGAATCCCCTATTGGATGTTCCTTTTAAATATCTTAATTAATCAACCTTAATAAAGTGTTGAAATCAGGGCCCGGgtgtgccccatccccactggGACACCTGGAAGCTCCCAAGAAAGGTCTGGTTTTTACTTTACTGTTCTAACACTGttgcaagggtttttttttttctctttgggtTATAGACAACAGGGGGATGAGAGAAGCAGAACAGGAATTGTAATCCCAGAATGACAGAACATTCTGAGTTTAGAACCTTTAGAGAGGGGGAGACACTCAGggatccctctgctctgggcagggtctGGTTTATCCCAGGGTGACCCGGGAGTGTGATTGTGCTCTGATTGCAGCCAAAGGTGcaaagccagggcagctgggaacaagcccatccagcccctcACCTTCCCTGAGCCACAGGGAATCCTTTGCCTCTCCCATCTCTCAGTGGCAAACTCTgagtgcagcagaaatgctggggATTTCTGACCTCAGAGAGCCAGCAATGATGTGTGGGTAGGAAAATAATTCCTAAAACCAACTCCTGCCATCGATTTCCTTTAGAAGTGGGAGTGCAGATGCTACCAAGCCTGTCAGCATTTGGAGTGATTCCCCTGACAAATCCTGAATATCCAGCCTTGTCCCTCTGCCACATGGCCACAAATccagggcagtggggcagggatggctcctcGAGAGCCCCCATGCacaggcctggctgctgctggcacactcagccagcacagctggagctcaggcaggGACCTGGGTGAAGGTTtgcccagagcaggaacaaGGCTGGGTGAGTCCCAGTGGGACAGTCTGCAGGGAATGGCCCAGGtttggctcagagcagcctctccTGACTTGTCACTGTCCTTTCTCCATGAACAGGTCCccatgtgcagccccagcaaatgtccaacagcagctccatcaggcacttcctcctgctggcattggcagacacgcggcagctgcagctcctgcacttctgcctcttgctgggcatctccctggctgccctcctgggcaacggcctcatcatcagcgccgtagcctgcggccaccacctgcacacgcccatgttcttcttcctgctcaacctggccctcagcgacctgggctccatctgcaccactgtccccaaagccatgcacaattccctctgggacaccaggaacatctcctacactggatgtgctgctcagctcttttttttttatttcttcatctcAGCAGAATATTTCCTCCTGACCATCATGTGCTACGACCGCTAcgtgtccatctgcaaacccctgcactacgggaccctcctgggcagcagagcttgtgcccacatggcagcagctgcctgggccagtgcctttctctattcactgctgcacacagccaatacattttccctgcccctgtgccatggaaatgccctgggccagttcttctgtgaaataCCCCCGAtcctcaagctctcctgctctAAATCCTACCTCAGGGAACTCAGGGTCATTGCAGTTAGTGTGTGTTTGatatttggttgttttgtgttcatggttttctcctatgtgcagatcttcagggctgtgctgaggatcccctctgagcagggacggcacaaagccttttccacctgcctccctcacctggctgtgctctccctgtTTGTCAGCACTGTCATGTTTGCCTACCTGAAgcccccctccatgtcctccccatccctggatctggccctgtcagttctgtactcggtggtgcctccagccctgaaccccctcatctacagcctgaggaaccaggagctcaaggctgcagtgtggagactgatgactggatgctttcagaaacattgaACTGCTTGCCAGTTTGTGCAAGTTGCTTGTAATAAAAGTCACCTTTGATACGTttgttggtttcattttggaggttcttttacattgttttacttttttaatactgtccacaaagaaatgtcattttttgtGCAGTTTTCTCTCCACATTCCCTGTGGCCACAGACTGTGTCAGTGAGGGGTTGCATGCTCAGTGGCTTTAAAGGAACTAAAGGATCTCCCAGCAAAGTTTTCTTCAGAGATGcccttttgttgccttctctggagctgcagcagcaatgtctgtgtgcagagctgggggcagatcagggctggcacagcagctctgctcctgctggccacaccattcctgatccaggccaggagccattggccttcttggccacctgggcacactgctggctcatgtccagcctgctgtccatcagtccctgcaggtccctttctgcctggctgctctccagccactctgtccccagcctgtagtgctgcaggggttgttgtggccaaagtgcaggacccgGCACTGGGACTTGTTAAACCTCACCTTGTTGGATTTGGgccctggatccagcctgtccagggccctgtgcagagccctcctaccctccagcagatcaacactcacatccagcttggtgtcatctgcaaagatgtccttggttccatggggtccctcagtgtcacaatggcctctTGGTTACACCAGGCCCTGCACTGTCACACTGgtctccttggttccatgagacCATGCAGAGCAGCAATGGACTCCTTTGTTCCATGGGGCttcacagtgtcacaatgtTCTCATTGGTGCTGCAGTTTCACAGTGGCCCCTTGGTTCCACGGGGCCCCAGGGTGTCACAGTGGCCCCATGGTTACATGATGTCCCACACTGTCACCATGGTCTCTGTGGTTCCACAAGTCCCCTCAGTGGCACAATG
This window contains:
- the LOC115917170 gene encoding olfactory receptor 14I1-like → MSNSSSIRHFLLLALADTRQLQLLHFCLLLGISLAALLGNGLIISAVACGHHLHTPMFFFLLNLALSDLGSICTTVPKAMHNSLWDTRNISYTGCAAQLFFFYFFISAEYFLLTIMCYDRYVSICKPLHYGTLLGSRACAHMAAAAWASAFLYSLLHTANTFSLPLCHGNALGQFFCEIPPILKLSCSKSYLRELRVIAVSVCLIFGCFVFMVFSYVQIFRAVLRIPSEQGRHKAFSTCLPHLAVLSLFVSTVMFAYLKPPSMSSPSLDLALSVLYSVVPPALNPLIYSLRNQELKAAVWRLMTGCFQKH